CCCCAGATCAGGGAGGAACATGAGGATCTGCTCCAGAAGGGGTTTTCATTTGCTCCGACAACTAGACGGGACCGGATTCCCATAAAATGGGAAAAGGGGAGGTGGCAGAGTATCACCGCAAGCTAAAACTGGTGGCATATTTCGGGGGTAGAGCAGGTCCCTCAACCTTGTTCCACGTACGGTCTAGATGGGAACCTGATCCATCGAAATTGCCACCAAAGCTCTTGGAGCTAATAGAAAGGGATAGGGGAGAGGCGTCGGGGACTAGAAGTTCACCGGAAATCCCTAATCTCAAGCCAGAGGAAGATAACGCCTTGTAGGAGCTATTGCAGAATAGACCAATAATGATCAAACCAGCAGATAAGGGGGCAATGGTGGTCATTATGGACGAGGGGAAGCAGAAAGGCAACTGAAGAATAGGGAATACTACTTACCCCTACCACAACCCATAGTTTTGGGAACATCGAGATGGAGTATTCTTAAAGGTACCGACCCCCCTAGGCCCAGACAGTTTTATCTCTTACTGAAAATCCACAAGGACCAGGGCATATGGCTAAGGCCGGGGAAATTCCCACCTGGGAGACCCATTGTTTCGGACTGTGGCAGTGAATCCGCTAGGTCAGCACAGTTAGCAAAGTTTTACCTCAATCTCCTGTCAAAATTGCACCCCACATACATCAGGGATACGGGGGATTTCTTACCAAAGATCCAGGGGGTTTCCCCCTCAGTGAACGCCCTCCTGTTCACCCTGGACGTAGAAAGTTTGTAAACAAACATTGATACAGAGAGGAGGTTAGAGGCAGTGAGATCCGCCCACAGTAGGCACCCGATTGTCTGACGTCCGGATGAGCTACTGATGGAACTTCTGAGACTCAACCTTACTAGGAATGATTTCCAATTTGATACTAGGATGTACCTTCAGGTTAAATGGGTAAGTGATTTTTGCCGTCTTATGCAAACTTGTACATGGCAGAGTGGGAGTCCACGGTTTGGCCAAAATGTGAGAAAACCCCAAACATGATGTTCCGGTATCTGGGGGTATGGGAACACTCCAGGAGAGAGTTTGATCAGTTCCTAGAGACGCTCAATTCGCACCACCCCTCCATTAAATTAGTGCCAACGGCGTATTCACAAGAGTTGAGTTTTCTGGATACGGTCACGTTTAAGGGTCTGGATTTTGCCCATACTAACAGGAACAGAAGTGGAGCGGCTGTGGTTTAGTAATGTGGGTACAATGGCGCCCAGTGAGTTGAAGATGAGATAATAAAGGAAGGATTAATTGAACACGCATAAGTCTCTGTCGGTAAGAACTCGCTTGTCTTCAGGGAGCAGCTGGGCGAGGGACGCAGGGGTTTCCCAACCCTAGAAGCCATCCCTTATGGGAGAATTTAGACTTAATCCTAGGCACGGGTCCCACTCTGAGGCCCAGCCCCGACCCTAGTAATACTCTATAGAGTACTTTAAATTTGACCCTTATCCTAACCCGGTAGGTTGACCCTGACCTTAGGTCACTGGAGGTTTTTCAGGGAGTTGGACCCCTAATCCCAACCCAGCCCCTAGCTCTGCCCTGAACCCTAGGCACAAAAAGTGGGCCTGCTATCGAATCTTCCATCTGAACTCCAACCTTAACCGTAATCCTGGCCCTTGACCCCTCTATTCCATTCTTCAAGGTTGACCGCATCCCAAACCTATATTTACAACACTGCACTGACTGCATTATACAgatacaaattcacaaaaccTTTTTGATGAGTGACACAAAGAAAAGAGGATCACGAATAACAAGCGTCATCCTGTGCCTACCTTTGATTCCCTATCCAACTGGGGGAGTCCCTGAACTCCCCGGGGTGTCTCATTGAGGAAACACATTCCcctacctaaccttaaccccatCCCCAACCCTAAACATTAACCCAAACCTTTTATCCGAACtgttaacctaaccctaaccctttccCAACCTCAGTTAGTAGAATCTTAGCCCTGTCCTTAACtctaaccccaaccctgctatCGGATTTTCCATCGGAGGTCCAACCAGTAAGGAGATTGTAACCATAATCCTAACCCCAGTCCCTTTGATCTCGATTCCTCAGGGTTGGCCCAATCCCTAAATCTAACCATAAACCTTAACCCAAAAACCTAAACACCTAATTTGAATACCCATCCACATTTATACACCTAGCACACActccaaccctaaccctaggtCTATAAGATGGTTGGAAAGTCAGTCCTTTATGATGAGGGCTGACTCTGGTCCCACCCTCCTATCGTGTTGGGTACGTAGTTACAGTCACTTCAACCAAAAACCAGAAAATGTGTGGAGAATTTATGATTTTCACAGAATACCAAAAGTCAATAACGAGAGGTTGGTTTTGTCTCCACCTATGGGAGGGATAAAATGACCTGTGGCACTGAATGGGAGGATGTTGGTGGGATGGAACCATTATCCATCTGTCTGGGCTCCGGTACGAGCGAGTCAGCAGTATCACACGTGGGTCTCGGCGAGCTTCCGTTTAAAAGTTGGCAGTTTGTTAAATATCGAAAACTCAACGATATTTTGGGAACCGAACGGGCTAGGGACATCCAGGGGGCACCATCTAAAAGCTACATGAATTGCCACATTCCTGCACCGTGGCTCAAGTTACatcctctgatcgagaggttgggggttcgatcctggtctatgtgtcgaagtctccttgggcaaaacactgaacccaagtggttgactagcgccttgcattgcagctctgtcccattggtgtgtgaatgtgagtgtgaacaTGAGCGGATATGTagagcactttgtgacctctgtctgtgaaaggtgctatagaaataaacattacttacagTTACATTCACAGCATTGTTACTCTTTGTATCCGtccctattaaaaaaataaataaatctattataTCCTAATTCTAGCCGCTAACCCTTCTCACCAGTATGAGTGCAGATTCAATCACAGGAAGTGTGAAAATgtgatataaatacatattttaataatttttaactacatATAACACGTAAGCCATAGGACTGTTttgagtttaattaaattgtaatttccatgttacaattacatttacaaagtcaattatctgaacgcAATCACAACAGCGAAAGGGTTTTTAAACTTACAATAACGATTATAatcatgccataattgtaattaattatcaattacaattataattgaccccaaccctggctggtGCATTGTCCCACGAAGGAACCAATTAACACAGGGTCATTAAAGCTAAACTATTCATGTGTTTAGTCTCGTGCCACAGATAAAGTCAGGTCCACTTTTTTAAGCAACACAAGTCAAATCACAAGCTATAAATACTTATGTACAATCATATTgggcaataacaaaaatatattccCATGCAAgacaatatgaaaaaataacttagaaaatgtctctttttttaCTGAGTAAAATAGTTTTAATAAAAGGGCTTTTATAATAAGGGACAATAATGCTGAATATTTTTAAGTCCATCAGAACTTTCCATGGTATGAGCAAAGTAAAGTACCTTGTACTTAAAGCATTActtaaatataactttttttctgtcagtcagCAGATGACTAGGATTCCCAATTCAATGGTGACAAACAATGGTAGAGAATCATCAAAGATGGAAATGTATTCTCAATTTTATCTAATTCACAGAATTAAAAAAGTAGTGAAATGTGTGGATAATGAAAGTGCTGgggacaggggtgtcaaactcattttagttcaggggccaaatatggaccagttggATCATGTGGGGGCCACGGGTTTTAGATGAGAAAACAAAcagtttcaacattaatgtgccaaAGTTTTCACTTCCAGTAACGAATTAGACACAAAGTATggaacaatatctaagcaataagtgacaaatacttaatgtcctttgatttttttgacctattttattttggggagattttgtagaataatttgaggaaaaattgcAGGAAGTTTTTTCAACAATAACTTCAAACTGAATTGTTTGGTAATTTAACCAATgattcattttcagtttctaCTGTGGGCtgaatcggatgctctgaagggctggatttgggcccccaggccttgagtttgacgcaAGTGAGCTCGGAGAACAATGGAGATCTGagaggaggtaaaaaaaaaagatgagatgGGATGAaggtgtgcgagtgtgtgtgtgtagacccTGATTAGGAGTGATCAGCGGTCCTAAAATCATGTTGATTGGAGGAAACAATGGGAAAGTGCTTTATACATGTCAGacataatgagaaaaaaaaagatttttttgttttgttcctgAAGTCTTGTTTTTTTCCTATGTGGTTGTGGTGAAAGAGGTGAAACATGTGGGTGGGGTCCCTAGGACACACTGGAGCAGTGGATGCTGGGAGAGCCCATCTGTGTGAGGACCTTATCCAGCCACTGTAGAGGACCGTTGAGATGAAGCTCTATCCAGCAGGGGGTGCTGGTCACGGTTTGACGCCTGTATACAACACAGAGTAAAGGTTTTATTACACGTAGCAAACCATGGTTCAAAGCATACATGGGCAATTGGTGGCCCAGGGCCCAGATGCGGTCTCCAGACATTTTTGCACCCCCCTGaagtaaacacacaatgactcccaaaagtacataattaaaaccaaaatacacaacattttacaaaatgatttcaaatgcatacaaaatgacaataaaataaataaaaagactacaaaaatacacaaaatgaccacaaagatatgcagaaataacagaaaataaaagtacataaaaaatatacaaaacatttacaaaattattttgAATGCACTCGACCAGAGCGtgtgtggaaataaataaactattgCGAGTGTCGCGATAGTGAGATAAAAGGATcgctgacactcggcatgtccgggaggaggaagaagttgcgtgtgtggagaatgacgggggaaagacttggaggaatgccaaaatacagtaagaaatccattcaactctgacccagatagcaacataatgttgccatcaaaagcccggtctcagtgttgtttttgtagtgtcATAGAAGGAAACAAATGTTGAGGTgtaactaaagcaaaaaaaaaaaatgctttttgtcacaaactggccattcgtgtgaaacttgcctctattcaactgctgattacggaagaacgaaacaagctataaaccaaaaaaaaaaaaaaaaaaaaaaaccctttctgatgaaagtagagtctaatctttcagaatctgatttcagattgtcacagtacaaaatattctgtgggtcttgaaagattagtgaaaatcatctaaaacaccTGGCAATATCGaattggctgctctgaaaattgcTGGCATTGAATGAGTTAACTTaagaatatttttaaacaatttaagcccatttttgattatttttaccctttttctgcaactacaccaaacttgccatatttgaacctatttatcactttttcttgccatattctttctccttttaatgcattttgctacattactcccatttctgacacttctccgtcaaattttcatgcattttctgcacatttttttcccctttcaagatatttttggcacttactgtataaactctttccacctactgtcacatatgttgacccattattgtcacttttaacctaatttcaccatatttaaagcttatttttggcaatttaaccacatttacgatttgtcatgcccattattttgcCAAACAAAGACTATTTATTTGTCCGTTTtcataaaatctaaaaaagtaaatatttttttcttgtgaaTATGCAACTATAAGGTGCATAAAAGAGAGTGACGAGGGGGATGTCTTAAAACACGACCGACTGAATTTATAAAATTGTCGCTAACAGCTTGGTTTGCTCAAAGGTCATTTACCTGTACTCTGCTCCCCAACCCTTGACAAAGCTCATGCGTATGGTGCACATCCTGGTGAGCTGGTAGACGGCCTCAAAGCCCTGGTTCACCGACTGAGCCAGGAGAGCAGCAAACTCCTGGTTGTTGAAGATTTTCAGATTGCAGcctaaaacaaacacactgtcgATTAAAGAAAATCCCACAGCAGAACCAACATGaattaaacaacatttttgGCCAATTCCATAAACAAAGACCAGCTGTATATTCATCTGTCATTTTCATGCATATAACACTCGaagtaaaatgacagaaaacacggAGCACAATTCAGTTGTAGCCCATCCTATTTCACATATTCAATGATacgcaacaatatttgcagggatcAGTTTTTTCACGCGAATACTGTATaaaatgattgcagtcatttttaagctcaaattgttgaaagaactcaatttttcaaaaaaatgcaatttgtccacaaaatttccccaaatttaattttcaaaattggtcacaaaatcaaggactTCTGGTGAAGATTCTGCAGTgaatgatatctgtcacttattactaggatattgtcagtgccttacatacttaaTATTTGtttgtggaagtgcaaactagaatacaataatgttaaaatgactCATTTTCCTGCCTTtattctgtggcccacttaatgtcaaactactttgtatttgaaCCATGAACTAAAAAATTTGACACTCCTGCtctaaaatatttttctaaCCTTTTTTTAAGTAGTGATCATGCATCAGCGTCCCACTGACCTGGAGGTATTTTGCACACGGTTGCGGGATGCCAGCCGTATCGCTGGTTGCAGTTGGGGCTTTGTACGAAGATGGCACTGTCGCTCAAACACTCTGCAAACACCTCCCCCCCGATGTAGTACAATCTCACACCTCGACCTGAAAAAGGAAAAGGAAGAACCAGGTGTCACCATGCACATTAAAACCAGCACACGTAGAAAACAGATGATTTGGTCGTTAAATACCAACCGATGTGTCTGCGTGTGAGCTCTACGGCTGAGTTGCGGTTGACGTTGGACAACAGGCCCAAACAGAAGCGCTCAGAGTTGGACGGGTCAGTGAATCCATCCACTGTGAGTGAAGGCTGGGACGCGTGGAACGTCTCTCCTACGCGCTGGTTCAGCTCGTAGTAGGAGATGGAACACCAGAACGCTGACTCACAGTACGTCACGGGCTGCAAGTCTGAGAcgacagcagggttggggtcaattacatttctcagtcacaattacgttttcaattatgattacagttaccagtattttttccaattacaattatttttcatcctcagaaagtcaattacaatacgttctcaatttctaaagttcaattacaaataaatcacaattactgagcctgaaataaataacctaatcaaAGTTAACctccctcttgtgttagcatctctcatgataacgggtcctaaatcagctgtaaaatacactaaaaacaaatatctaccatctaatttattttctatctatTTGTTACCTtcttaggcttcctaatcagtgaaaatataggtattcatatttttggcatGGGTTCCATaccattttttgtgtcagtatacccctcgatttcaattttttatttttattttttaatggcaaaatgtgggaaagcttaatatgaaacattttaatatacatgtgtagaactgtacgtAAAATTGTAACATAGTTCtacagttttgcgttaaattacaattcaaaatgtttttgtcgaatttccatggcaattacaattacaaagtcaattacaatttaattacgattacggcagcaatagatttttaaaaactacaattataattaattatctattacacaattacaattgaaccCAATTCTGGACGACAGGAAGTTTACAAGTGGACTCAGGATTAAAGATCTACGACAAGCTGCTGTTATGGTTGCCTTTGATTCTTCTTCAAATGCTCTTTCCCATGACCCTCGTGGCCCCGCCCAGGAATGGCCAAGACGTCACGGAcccatttactttctttaaataaTAACCTTCAGGAGTTTATTACATTATCTGGAACAGAAGAGGCCTTCATTCATATCACATTCCCACAATTACAGCCCTGTGGAAGGAGCGTATTTACAGCATATGATATGTAATCTACACAAAATATTACAAACTAAGTGTGGGATTTGTCACGACGATCATTACAAACAACTAAAAGCAATGCCTCTTATTTTCAATTTCAGACAATACTTTGTAAATAAATCTAAACACATTCCAATGCCCCTAAGTCCCCCTGCTTtgcttttgttggtttaatgtttacaccagtgcttctcaaatgggggtacgtgtacccctcgtGGTACGCAGTGACACTATAGGGGGAACTTGAGAGAGCgagaaaaattgacaaataaaatttctgaaaaattaaaatagaattttgaatattatttaaaaattaataatcttaagcaactgtatttctatactttcaatttgtaaaatataaatctagttcaaccaaaatgcagtatatatatatatatacacagtatatatatctgagctcaaacgtgataaaaaaaaaaaactaattctagaaagaaaaaaaaatgtctggagtcaccagaaattcttgaaatcaaaatggggtcacgatccaaaaaaggttggcaaccactgcactaaatattgtttatttctgcTCATTTACataattagattctttaaaatgtgtgttatcaatcGTTCAAAGGGGGTACTAGGATtcagaaacaaaataaagaaagtaaaaaaaaaaaagtttgagaaacactggtttacacAACGAAACAGCATTAGTTAAAAATAGATTGGAttacttgaaataaataaacaacttcCTGTCAAACTCAAAGAAAGATTATGACAGTGAGTGAAGCTGACCTCTTTGGTTTTACTTACCGAGGTTGCCGTTTGTGGGCGACACGGGATTGGGCGACAGGGAGGGTGACCCTGAAATAgaaatggtaataataataataaagggctGGTTCAGGCACATGGTGAGGTGTAATTACAGCAGTGTGGGCTTTGGTTACAGATACAGTTTTGACTCACCTGTGTCCATGCTGTGATTGAGCTGGTGCTCGTTTGCTTCGCCATCTTCACTCAAATAGCCCGGGGGCGGCGTCTCTGCAACACAGGAGTAGAAAGAAGAAGGAATGTTTGAGTGATGTAGGAACTGATTTATACACcattaaacacacaataatgcaGCGCTTCTCTATCATTTTTGGGGTATTTCCCACTTTGaacaaaggtgaactttcaagccccacaTGCGCTCATTACCCctcaaataatcctgacaaataacacattttgaaatgtattgaaCTAACATGGAACAGGTTAGGGGTGTGTCATCTAAGGGACCTCAcgattcagggtgctacgaCTCCATAGATCAACAAATATTACGTGGAGTATCAtgttttttcaggcacatagtaccattctgagtcatactcaaataactatgctacccaattttttttggaaaatacaaatacagtatataaaaaaaagaaaacaaaataaatttccCTCTGTAGCACACGGTTCATGACACCTCGATTtcgcctctgtctctttaagaaactccaagcttgtctgacacgcccatcaacactcccccttcagtactcatacaaacacgcatggttg
This genomic window from Gouania willdenowi chromosome 6, fGouWil2.1, whole genome shotgun sequence contains:
- the smad3b gene encoding mothers against decapentaplegic homolog 3b; amino-acid sequence: MSILPFTPPIVKRLLGWKKGEQNGQEEKWCEKAVKSLVKKLKRSEQLGELEKAISTQNSSTKCLTIPRSLDGRLQVSHKKGLPHVIYCRLWRWPDLQSHHELRAVDHCEFAFHTKKDEVCVNPYHYQRVETPILPPVLVPRHTDIPAEFPPLDDYSPSVPENTNFPAGIEPQSNYIPETPPPGYLSEDGEANEHQLNHSMDTGSPSLSPNPVSPTNGNLDLQPVTYCESAFWCSISYYELNQRVGETFHASQPSLTVDGFTDPSNSERFCLGLLSNVNRNSAVELTRRHIGRGVRLYYIGGEVFAECLSDSAIFVQSPNCNQRYGWHPATVCKIPPGCNLKIFNNQEFAALLAQSVNQGFEAVYQLTRMCTIRMSFVKGWGAEYRRQTVTSTPCWIELHLNGPLQWLDKVLTQMGSPSIHCSSVS